In a single window of the Nilaparvata lugens isolate BPH chromosome 1, ASM1435652v1, whole genome shotgun sequence genome:
- the LOC120353711 gene encoding uncharacterized protein LOC120353711: MENLKPPHPLSFEGSLSNNFVKWKKQYLIYSTAAGVTSKSEEVQVAVLLHCLGPEAQERLDTLGLTVKENGDWKLILQKLEDYCLPKSNESVDRHIFFSRNQHDGESFDEFLLELKKLSSSCNFGSLKDSLIKDRVISGINNVNLKERLLKEENLNLEKAVKICKLFELSAQQLNTLQNSTTVEGVNVVKKTFQQQQPAQNRTYSKSTYGQGNQPNHPSKDQRRIINCTRCGLDHTVRNCPAYGKTCYKCNKLNHFGKCCKVGFQSNTVRLVNHEDDNVKNTKINDNGNVRLVTNENDKFLGVVSNRGINHNRWHIDFSVNDSQLSAKLDTGADVNVMPLCVFQSLNLPVKLIASTSSLTNFNGSAIHVVGKCNLDCHIPNVGKCNIEFEVANCNKNTPIVLGWVTIDKYNLHKQVGLVQNISNEKCNEVVSKYIDVFSSEYNTINNFEYKIQLKPGAVGKIEGPRKVPFVYMDQLKQELDQIGKWKCS, encoded by the coding sequence ATGGAGAATTTGAAACCGCCACATCCTTTGTCGTTCGAAGGAAGCTTGTCTAACAATTTTGTGAAATGGAAAAAGCAATATCTCATTTATTCTACGGCGGCAGGAGTAACTTCAAAATCAGAAGAAGTTCAGGTGGCTGTTCTACTGCATTGTTTGGGGCCTGAGGCACAGGAACGACTTGATACTTTGGGACTGACGGTCAAAGAAAATGGTGATTGGAAATTGATTCTACAGAAATTGGAGGACTACTGCCTTCCGAAATCAAACGAAAGTGTGGATCGCCACATATTTTTCAGTCGTAATCAACATGATGGCGAAAGTTTTGATGAGTTTTTACTTGAGCTCAAAAAACTAAGTTCAAGTTGTAATTTTGGATCACTCAAGGACAGTTTAATCAAAGATCGCGTTATCAGTGGCATCAACAATGTGAACTTAAAAGAGAGACTACTAAAGGAGGAGAATTTGAACTTGGAAAAAGCAgtaaaaatttgtaaattgtttgagttGTCAGCTCAACAGCTGAATACTTTACAGAATTCTACAACAGTGGAGGGAGTTAATGTGGTGAAAAAGACTtttcaacaacaacaaccagCTCAAAATCGAACATATTCAAAATCAACGTATGGACAGGGTAACCAGCCTAACCATCCAAGTAAGGATCagagaagaataataaactGTACAAGATGTGGATTGGATCATACCGTGAGAAATTGTCCAGCTTATGGTAAAACTTGTTATAAATGCAATAAACTAAACCATTTTGGTAAGTGCTGCAAGGTAGGTTTTCAAAGTAATACTGTAAGATTGGTAAATCATGAAGATGATAATGTTAAGAACACAAAGATTAACGATAATGGTAATGTGAGGTTAGTAACAAATGAGAATGATAAATTTTTGGGTGTTGTATCAAATCGTGGAATCAATCACAATAGATGGCATATTGATTTTTCTGTAAACGATTCtcaattgagtgcaaaattggaTACTGGTGCTGACGTCAATGTCATGCCCTTGTGTGTATTCCAATCGCTAAATTTGCCAGTCAAATTAATTGCATCAACTTCTTCCTTGACTAATTTCAATGGTTCAGCTATACATGTTGTCGGTAAATGTAACCTAGATTGTCACATTCCAAACGTTGGTaaatgtaatattgaatttgaagttgCAAACTGTAATAAAAACACACCAATTGTACTAGGGTGGGTCACTATTGATAAATACAATCTACATAAGCAAGTAGGGTTAGTCCAAAACATCAGTAATGAAAAATGCAACGAAGTAGTTAGTAAGTACATTGACGTTTTTTCAAGTGAATACAATaccattaataattttgaatataagATACAGCTGAAACCGGGTGCTGTAGGTAAAATTGAAGGTCCAAGGAAAGTTCCATTTGTTTACATGGATCAATTAAAACAAGAATTAG